The Dioscorea cayenensis subsp. rotundata cultivar TDr96_F1 chromosome 11, TDr96_F1_v2_PseudoChromosome.rev07_lg8_w22 25.fasta, whole genome shotgun sequence genomic interval TCTCGGAACTCTAATGCCCTCGCTCTCCTCCAAGCCCGGCAAGACCCGATTCTACAACGGAGCTCCATTCCGGACCTCTCTCACCAGCGACTTCGTCGCCCCTTTCGTCGGCGGCGGCGTTACCAGTGAGTTTTCTGGCCAGAAGATCCGTTCACTGTCCCTTCGGCCTTCCCCACCTGGCTCCCGTGGCAAGCGCAGCGTTGTCACTATGGTAACGTTTTCAACTGACTTTTAGGGTTGTGGATTGTTGAATTGATGTGTTTCtgatggttagggttttgtagaTGGACTGAATTtgtgtttttgaaattattattgcattttctttgtgtttctgatgaGTTTCATTAAGGCTTTAGGTTTTGTAATCGAAGTGATTAGATTTAAGGTGATATGCTTTGGATTTTATGGTATTTTGGATGATAGGACTTCGGGGATATGAGATAGGCATGCTGCAATGTGTTCTTCAAGGAACGAAAGGAgagaaatttattatataaaaccaTTGTTGATCTTGAATTAGAGTCTGAAAGAGAAAATAAGTAACTCAGCTTCATTGATTCTCTCTTGACAATTAAACAAAgtgatatttttcaaaaatgaagTTTTTTGTGCTTCTGTGGAGGGTATTAGAATTTTATGGAGTAAAAATTGATTTCCAAAAGGACTATTTAATTCCTAACCCAGTTTTGTTGGATGTCTTAACATTTTTATTCTAGTTGTTGCCAAgcaatttcagaattttttttccacAGTAATGTTGGTCATGAACTACATTTCTTTTTGGGTTTGGCTTGATTACCTTGTCTTATTAGTGATGTAAATAGTTGGTTGAAATAAAGCTTCGCTTGAGAACTATAATGTTGAAGCAGAATATTTTTTGTTGTATGAATTTTGAGGAACAAGTATTTTATTGTAGTAGCCTGCATTGCATCCTTCATaatctttttcttgcaattattttcattaacagGTCATACCATTTTTGAGAGGAAATGCATGGGAACAACCGCCTCCAGATCTAGCATCTTACTTGTATAAGAACAGGATTGTGTACTTGGGTATGTCCCTTGTGCCCTCAGTTACAGAGTTGATCCTAGCTGAGTTTCTTTATCTTCAGTATGAAGATGCAGAAAAGCCAATTTACTTGTACATAAATTCCACTGGCACGACCAAGGTTAGAATTCCCATTTGTTCTTTTGCGCTGTGTCACATATAATGGTTTCATTTCAAGAGTTGGTGGTCTTGAGACATTGTTCAATTTTCTCCTACTGGTAAGAAtagaaacatgaaataatttgatttaagataacaaattagGGCACTCAAACCAAGATtgttaccaaaaaaaaagaaggatatATTTTGTCTTGTTGTGTCAGTGTTCTAGTTCTCATATGtaattagattttgattatcaAAAACCTGCAACATTACTGAGtcatttttgtgattttcttttgcCAACTTACTCCTTTTAGTGCTAAACTACCATCAACTGTCTTACAATAACTTTTTGAGTTGATGGTATTTTTCGTATTAGAGTAATAGCAGGTTCTTAAAGCATATCACCATATGCTCCTCTTGTATAATTTGTGTTGTGAAAATTCAAAGGACTCAACAATGTGTTGAAGAGTAGTCGTAATGATTGCattctaaatattaaatatcatttaacaTAAAGACTTATATATTCTTCTTGAATACTACCGCAGTATTGCCtataattcatataaattcACATTAGTCCATTTCTTGGAGTGTGATATGTGCTTTATGTGGCCTATTCTATTCCATCAGTAGCTTTCCCCAAGGAGTTATTAGCCTTATTAATGATGTACAGTCACTTGATCTGTATTGCTGGTGTTGTTATTGGCATGTCCACCTTACTATGAAACTTTATgaaagttttgatttattttatgtatgtGCATGAGCTTGTGAAAGATATGTTTCCTTTCCTTCATTAGTTGCTGTCAAGATATGTTTCCGAGCACACTATACTACATCTTCTAATGAGTCATGACCTTTCTAGATTTAATATGTAGTCTTTTATTATCTCTTTCAGGGTGGAGAAAAGTTGGGTTATGAGACAGAGGCTTTTGCAATCTATGATGTCATGAGGCTAGTTTCTACCCATTTTCACGAGTTTTTGATTCTGAATGTGACTGTTACCACGGATGGCTATCTGTAAATAGAGATGCATCATGCCACTTCTCGGATCTTCCCTTTCCTTGATATTTCTGTCTAACTTGCattttttggagaggttttctCGTATATTATAGGCAAACTGAGTTGGCCTAGCATAATTTGTCATCAGCATGTACTTGTAGCATTTCGTTCATGTTCCCCAAATATTCTTTTAAAAGTTGATTTATTCCTGTAAttctttgatatttatattgGGACACGAGTCTACTTTAAAGATGAATAAATGATGTATGTTTATTTCCTAGTTGGTACATAAATGATAACTAACTATGGTTTTATCCCAAATTACAGATATGTTAAGCCCCCAATTTTCACACTGTGTGTGGGCAATGCTTGGGGAGAAGCAGCTCTACTTTTGGCTGCTGGTGCTAAAGGAAATCGAGCGGCTCTTCCGTCATCCACCATTATGATTAAACAGGTGTATTTGCTTTTATACTCTTTAGTGTAAATTTTCAGGACCTAATGTTATATATTGCAGATCTTTCACAGTCAACGATAGGAGTTTACATACTGTTTCTTTTTTCCAATATGCAGCCAATTGCTAGATTCCAAGGACAAGCCACAGATGTGGATCTTGcaaggaaagaaataaaaaatgtgaaGAATGAATTGGTAAGTActtgtaaaaattaataataagtcTCATTCATGTAAGTTTTTCTAAATTTGATAAGAATTCATATCTCAATCCTATTATAGTAGCTAACCCATTGGCATTTGCTAGGTTTCCCTATACTCAAAGCATATAGGAAAATCTAAGGAGCAGATTGAGGAAGACATCAGGCGACCAAAATACTTCAGTCCCAGTGAAGCAGTTGAATATGGTATCATTGATAAGGTATGCCTTAGACAAAGATTTACTCCCCCAAGGAAATTTTTAGCCTACACTAGGTGCATTGCACTAAAACCATTTGGATATGTGCCATGTAACAGTGACTTGGAAGATGAATGTTGTAGATGTATTTTAATTGTGACATGATGCTCTTCCAACAGTTTTGTGCAATGCACCTAGTACAAGCAAGACTTCTCTCCTGGCACCATACACATGGTTAGCATTATTTAGAGATAAAAGATATGGATCTCGATTTATGGCGAGTTGAAATCCCACATTTTTACAATAAACCTAGATTTGCAGATGCAGCATCTTGGCCACATTTCTTTAATCAAATACTGAAACAAGGTTTAGATCTAGATTTAAAGTTACATGAGTTCCAAATTCCTTCAGATCCTATAGGTCAGACACTATTTTAGTTTTTTCCGTACAAAAACTTCTAAATACTACTGACTAAACCCCTTGGTTTCTCCAGGTGCTGTACAACGAAAGAGGCCGAGAAGATCGTAGTGTAGTGTCAGACCTTCGAAAAGCACAGCTTATATAAAGCTCAAAACAAGAGCCAGCCATGTGCCATGTCCAGAATATAGGTAGAAGCCACATCTTCTGGTTAAATTAtgggaaaaagaaaagtttaaattttagttaaacATATTTAATCATTTGGCTAATGTTTGTGGTCTTTAGTTTTGGGCTTTGCATGAATGATCCATCTCATTTTGGTGTGACAGCCATTTTCATTTTCCAGTTAGCAATGTACTTACAATTCATGCTTATTGAGCTCAGGCAAGTAGCCACTGGTAGTAAAGCTGTAAATTTGTGCTTTCATGTTGCAAGTTcacattatttctttttttttttctgttgtatttttcttcataattatgttttctcttttcttgGATTACTTGCAGAATAAATCTGTCAGATATAGACTTATagctctttatttatttatttttcctgtaTAATTTATCTATGATAATAATTTCTTGTTAGAAAGTTAATATATTTAGGTCATATATGCATGTATGAACCAACTTACAAGCATGGCTGAACAGAATTATCCTTgtaaaattagaagagattttattttattttcattttctcgGTTAGTGTGTGGTGCATGAACAATAtcaaatcatataaattttttcatctaGAAGAGTTGGTATTCAATTTCTTTCCAAGGTTTggtatttaatttgattaaaaaaaaatttcatatgttttaatggattttctttttcaagaaaagttaatataattttcaagaTGTCTGAGATTTTTTGGGAATTATCCTGTCtttatttgtgtatttatgGCTTTAATTTCTATTTGACCTCTGTTAGGGGGAAGTTGTCAACATTGGTATATGACCGATAtcaaattcattaaattatcatactttataattaaaaaatagaaataagagtcataattttgtatttttaaattcacaaaaaaattgcatgcaatattggttttattttcaaggtttttttgtttaatgattttaatagtttttgttaattttatacttaataGCTGAGTAATTTGATAAGAAGgggggtgtgtgtgtgtatatatatattagtttttataGGCATTCATTTTTGAGATTAAATAGATAATAAGAACTATTTCCATATAACTATAAATAAAAGacacataaaatattttataaaaaatatgggTATTTTCATATAACTCTCCACTTTGAGATATTATTGTGATgtaatactatttttattaattattagcaTGAACCTCCTGAATTATCCACTTTTATGGCAATTTTCAAATAACTCAATGTTAGTCTTGTGCTACCATCAAAGAATATTATGGAAATATCTGTCactgtttaattaatttatgaattataattattttaaatgaataatctactatttttttaaaatatatataatgaaaaatggaaaatttaaaaaaaaatttaaaatataaaattattataatattattaaatagtgAGCCTATTTCCATCAtttaatgcaaatatttaatAGAGGAAATTGTTAACAACCAAAAATGAtaatatgagtttttttaaataaatatcatatattgtggttgttaaataaaaataaatatataaagcaatggcatatataaaaaaaatctcaaaatatatataaaaaaacacatttaaaTTCTGTACATCCAAAGTctttgtttgaaaataaataaataaaaagaatagtaatattttaaatttatcatattgTTCTTGACTTTATCATATCATTCTTTGAGAGTGgatttccatttaaaaaaatgatatcaaaGCTTGTTTGAGGGCATAAGAGGTGTGGGGACTAAATTGCCCTAGGGAACTAGGAATGGCAACGGGTTGGGTCGGGCCGGGTGCGGGTAtaccatacccgtacccgtacccgataCCCCACTAatatacccgaacccgaacccgaacccgacgggttttaaaaacccaaacccacacccgcacccgacgGGTAATTGGGTACCCACGGGTATACCCACCCACGccccaatattaaaaaaattaataaaaaatatattatttttataaaaaaaataacttaaaagtaattataattttttataaaataaaataaaataaaattattatataattacaagaccaaacaaagaggaaaaataaaaaaccctaaattgtgaagttgtagaacatattagtatatatatatatatatatatatatatatatatatatatatgtatatatacatatatatattatataaatattttagtaattttaatttcgggtcgggTACGGGCTCGGGTACGGGTCGagtattagaattcccatatccgcacccgcacccgtttcatacaagtcgggttttacccgaacccaacccgaaacccggtcaaatcgggttttacccgtcaaactcgaATCGGGTCGGGTCAGGTTGGGTcgggtatgggtattattgtcaTCACCATAGGGAACAAAAGGTCTTTGGactaatttttataatcaaattaCCCCCTTATGACCTTTAACAAGATAGTCAAAGATTAGGTTAGAGGAGCTTACTATGGGGTCACAACCTAATTTAGTCCTACATTAGCTGTGTAGTAAGTGGTCCTTAGGTTTATAAAGGACAAATAACCCCCCTctatcaaatccatcaaattggTCTTTTAGAGTGAGGGTTTGTGCCATGATACTTAACCCAAGCTCATGTTATCCTGACAACTTTTTTAaagtagaaatatatatatatatataacgccCATTATAACCTTTCTTTCTAATGAACCTTTTGACAGGATAAAGCCCATCATAAACAtgcttcacaattttttttttcctttgattttgtAGTTTCAGCAACTCAAAGAACCTTTATCCCCCAAATGACTTTTATGGAATTATTAACATTGATGCTATTTTTAAGTGTAAGATTTCCAAGCATTAGCTTAGAACCATAAAACACCAATTCTTGTAAGCTCTTGGCAAAACTTGAATAATTCCTATAAGCAAAAATACTCATAACTATATTCATCTCATTGTgctttcacaaaaaaaatagtGTTACACATATTCTGACGAACACCAGTTAAGAAACATTATACTTATAAGTGAAACTCATCCCCGCCTTGAATTCTAGGTACATTTCCCACATACTTTCTACAATCCAATCCCTTGTTCTTTTCCTTGAAAAGCTTGCATGTTGTAAGAACAACACGCGTGCCATGCCTATGTTTCTTTGACTTTGATTCTACTTTCTGCATCAACTTCTTTTAAgtaagtggtgagagtttgaatcTTGGGTGATGGCACATTTCTGAGAGTGTGAGTAGTAGTTATGTGATGGTAGTCCCAGCTTTCACGTGTGCGCAAGTCCTGCCCCACTTGCTTCACCGAGGTTTGTGCATGACCTTACCTTCTTTAGTGGCCTAACCGTTCATctaggtaaaaaaaaaacatcctttAAATAAGTTAAAACATGGGAAAAATCTCTCAAACCATCTTTCAAGCTACTTTCTTCTTGAAGCACTCTACAATCAATCTTCTTTGGCTTTACTATCTCCTTAGCAAtaatttcattgatgatttctgCTTTTtcttcattatgttttcttttccatcttGATTGCCATTTGCTCACTTACATTTAGGGGTTATTTGGTTAGCAACAAGTAGATGTAAGTATGTGTgatgtaaaaagttttacatGTGAAACTTGCTTTTTAGCGTTTGGTTTGAGGTAAAAGTAACTTTTATATGTGAAAAGTTTTACAGTGGACCACCATTTTATAGTATTTCAACTCACAGCAACTTTTGCCAAACCATTAGGAGACGACCACCTCCTTTAGAGTTTGCTTGGGTGGGAGGGTTTGgaagggttttggagggttcaTAAAGTAAGGGTTCTTTGAACCCATGGTTGGGAGGAGGGTTTAGAAGGGTTTGGAAGGGTTTTGGGGGGTTGAAAACCTCCCATTTCCCTCCATTCATCAACCCACCAAAATGGTGGGTTGGGGAGggttaactattttttttggaaaattttaccCTTCTAAGATTTCTATAATTACAAACTTTGCCCTTTCTATTATGTTGGAACCACTATTATCTATGCTTCCCATTGCTCAGCTTCCGATCTTTATCAGCCGCCAACCTCACCATTCGCAATGAGAGGTTTTTCCTAGCCTTTTATTTTCTCAGTCTCTCATTTTGGGCATTGAGCTTTTGTTTGCAAAGCAATCAACTTGTTTGTATGAAGGTTTGAGTTTGAATGCCTGGATTTAGAACTTCAACTGATTGTGTTTGTTAAATAAGATCtctatttgtgtgtgtgtgtgtgttttaactAGTTTTAGATGCCACAATGGAACaggattaatataataaatgttGGACATGCAAGTGGATAATTTACATTTATTATGCAACATAGCAAGATTACATAGCACAAAGATGGAAGCAAGGGCTAAAACATCTTGGAGAAATATgaagtttggtttttttattgaatgggAATGCATTTATTTGTTGGATATAATGACCATGTATGATAAagtttagatttttctttttattcaatgGGAATGCATTTATTTGTTGGATATAATACATGATAAAGTTtgggttttttattcaataagaatgcttttatttgttggatataatatatgataaagtttggtttttttgttcaaatttatgcacttttgcttgcttttagGATTCTCATTGAAATTACGGTTGATCTTGAAGCATCAACAGCTTCAAAGTTAATTACTTCAGGTttgattctcttaatttttttttttgggcatgcTTTTGTTCGATATTGTGATACCTGGCTCATCATTCTccttcctattttttctttcttggccATTAGGACTGTAGAGGGTTTCCACGGCATTTATTGGGTTAGTTGGGGTCATTTGAGTAATTATCACCCAAGCTTACTCACCAATGTCTTTTCTTGAATGTACAAGGGGCATTGTTGTCTTTAACCAAATGCTTATTCACTTTAGTCTTTGTTTCATAAGCATGAGGGTAACTTAGTCATTTCTTGAAGTCCATGGCATTTTGGttaatatattgaaaatttaggggcaaaatggtcatttcCCCTTAAAACTTTATCCATTTCTTTAAATTCAAGGTTCCTTAGAGGCTAAGCTTCTCATTCATCTCTtaactcttctcttcttcattccaATGGCTgccctctcttcttcttctcaaatttTGCTTGATTTGAAGTTTATGAGGTAATTATCCATTCCATTCATTTGTTTGGATAAAATATGCATCTTCTATGTTGTGCTTGCGCTTTTAGCTCTTGAAATGGTTATTTAACTCTCACGCTCTTCCTTGGAAACATGTTTTGAAAATCTTTGTCATTGTTTGGCTATTTGAAGGTTGTTTGAGTTGTGAATCCCTAATATTGCACCCTGTATCCATAGAATTAGTATTCCTTTGAATTCCATGAGTTTTGATGGCATTTTTGTAGAGTTTTGGTGGGGAAAAGAAGGATGTTTAAGAGCTCAAAATGATGTCATAGATTTGTTGATTAATGTGTCTTTTCCTTGGATTGTTGATGAGTTTGGTCTCGGGTACTGTAGAAATCTTGATTTTACTATGACACCGGTGagttctccttgttttcttggtttctttggcTTAGAGGGAAGCCTAGAACCTTTGGAATTCTTTGGAAATCCCTAGTCTTAGTTTTAAGCTAATCCTTGAACTCTTTGAGGTTTGTTTTACATGCTTAAtcttagggtttttcttggtGTTTCTTTGGCTTactcttttcttgtttgtgtGTGCCTGTGTGTGTGTGGTCGTGGTTAGTTAGATGGTGAGGGTTTGGCTTGAGGCATGGAATTGGCGTAGAAGTAACACTCTCGCAGGCTATACTCGCCTAAGTTGGTGAGTGGAACTAATTAGCATAATTCTGTTAGAAAAATActaatagctatatatatatatatatatatatatatattatggctTAAGTAAAGCTTTATTGGTTTATACTTGTTTTGTATCGTTGTTGTGGTTGCTGTTGTTAATACTTCCGTTGTGcatcatgtaaatatttttatttccaaattgTTGGTTAGCCTTACGGCAccccgagggttgagtggcggagtGTTCCTCCTCGGGATTGTGGCGGCAATTGTTTCATCCCGTGGGCCTGCGGGTCGGAGCATGACAGATATCATTTTAGATGTGTTCGATATCATTTTAGATTTCgtaatagataaattatatgtgattatgattaatatttgaCTCAAGCATGTAATATATGAGAAGTTTTACTTGGTATATGTTAATGACTATACATTTTGTATTATGATTTATCTTGCCAAATCAATATTGATTTGACTTTATTTTGATGAACAATGTGATTTGATTTCATGCAAGGGAACAATGTGTTACGGTTTATTTAGATGTTGGAGCAACGTATATGTTGCTTAATTTGAGAGCAATGTGTTATGGTTTATTTAGATACCATATTTAGATGTTGGAGCAACGTATATGTTGCTTAATTTGAGAGCAATGTGTTATGGTTTATTTAGATGTTGAAGCAATGTGTCATGCAAGGGAACAATGTTgtggtttattttgatgaacAATTTTATGTTACAATGTTGGAGCAATGCGTATGTTGCTTAATTTGAGAAAACTATGTATATTGTCGGTGGTTTATTTAGAtgaaatattatgtattttggtgGTTTTATGAAAATTGTTATACTCATTTGAGGAGTTTTTTAGTGCTAcagaaattttattatgtattttggtgctacaataatttttattacatttgtggaattttttaaaaattttgatgaaattttttgttGGAATGACAAAGGCCCAAACCAAAAAATTTGATTAGTTgtgcaaaaacataaataaaaataatccaactgcttatgttttttgtgtttgaattggAGCAACacaagggcattttggtaataataagatataaccttacttcttttctttacttccaaaccaaacacaaaatagacCCTTACTTCAATTTCCTCCCCCAAAGCAAAGTATGTATTCAACCCTTCCTTTCCATTACTTTATGAACCCACCCCTCACTCTAACAAAGCAAGCCCTTAGACCTCCCCCTACTCCAGAAGCAAAGAACCACCTCCTTTATACCTCACCATCAGGTGATGACCTCCACCACAGGGGACACCATCCAACATCGGTGAGTTCCTTCACCACAGGCGACGAGAAGGTGGAtgggctctctctctctctctctctctctcgatttCCTTTATGGTAAGCATTGTGTTGGTGGTGGAGCTGGTGGTGGTCATGGTGGAGGTTTAGGTGACTGCGCTGGAGGAGGTGGTGGATCTGGTGGTGgagctggtggtggtggtctaGGTGGTGGTCATGGGGGAGGTTTACAGTGGTGATGTCGGAAGAGGTGGTGGAGCTAGTGGTGGTGGATCTGGCGGTGGAGGTGGTTTTGGGGCTGGAGATGGTGGTGGACATGGAGGAGGCTTATGAGGTAGAGATAGTGTTGGAGTGGGTGCAAGAATTAGTGTGGGTGTTGGTGGTGTGCTGGGTTTGGCTGTGGCGTCGGTGGTGGCGGTGGTGAACGTTAACtcatgatttaattatatttttgtgcgTGGATGTGTTTTAACTGTGGTTAAGTTAATCTctgagttattttttaaataatctttCTAATGATGAATTTTTAGTGTTGTCACTCGTTATGCTGGTTATTAATAGATTATATTATGTTGATTTCCCAGGTTTTTCTAttctaattcaattatttaatcttTGCAATCAATGTCCCTTCTTATCCTAAATGCTTTCTTAtatcttgattcaaatattttatagtgtaattttatgttaaaaaaaattatttgttaattaaatttaatgctaattattttaaaataaatattaaatatttatgcattaaataaataaagtatttaaattaattaaatattttagcttaaattaatttgtaggacaagtattaaataattagtaataaaaacCAATGGAGGTAATCTCACCATAACACTTATATGGTGACTTTATGTCTCACagtacatcaaaccaaacacataaaAAGTAAGTAcaatattttcacttacatcaaactaaacaacaatgatgtaagttgaaatacagcattttcacttacattatggggttgtttggttgttaGTAAGTGAATTTACATATAAGTggaaatattgtattttaactTGCATCATATCTATTTGGTTTGCCCATATCTatttggtttgctgtaatttgaaatgttgtatttgctttttctttgtttggtttaatGTAAGTTATGTAAGATTTTGAAGCAAATAATCATATGCCCGTCCGAGATCATACTCCGTATAATGCTCACTCAAAATCATAATCTCATCAAGCAATTGTTTACCTATAAATTGGCTCTTGTCTGTCTCTAATGCATTTGCAattcttcctaattgatgctcaacaTTTCGCATGATCTCTTCCTCCGCCTTACCACGTTTTCCTCGCTTTTTGCTCTCCTTGGCCTTAGAAGTGGAACTTGTCGGTGTGTCATTAGTAAGAGGTTGGTTTGATGCAAAATCATCAAAGTCATTGAAACCTTGGGTCTGATTGTCTAAATCAATTATTGGCGATGTTGGTGGTTGTTCCATGCGTGCACCCAAGCCTCTAGAGCTTTGTGAACTTGTTCTTGCAAAATATCCTATGGCTTGGTCATTGCCACATACAATATCCATCTCTTCATAATCTTGAATTGGCTTATTGATATAGTGCTCCTCCCCGGATGTgccttcaaaaataaaacatacatattataaTTAGGGCCAATACACAAATCTTGCATAAATTATTAATCATATATTCCAATTTAGAActtatttgtatgtatatttgGTATCCTCCTTCcccataataaattttttctcgGTATCGTCCCACAATACTCCACTTAAactcttgagtttttttttatcatcaaccATATTTTCCTTACGTGTCGAAGGCGATTGTTGACGTGGGTGTCATTCACCACCATGTTAAACCGTGCGCTAACAGCTCTTATTGTAGCAGTAATAGCAACTCTCTTAAATCCTTTATCAAATTTAAGGTCAAGATTTACTTGTTCAACTAAACAGTTTAACATGAATGATGTCATGATAGCTGTTCATCGAAAATTGGTTGATGTCCTCCTTCCAACAAAATC includes:
- the LOC120271445 gene encoding ATP-dependent Clp protease proteolytic subunit-related protein 4, chloroplastic-like, yielding MEVFLSAPRCSLGTLMPSLSSKPGKTRFYNGAPFRTSLTSDFVAPFVGGGVTSEFSGQKIRSLSLRPSPPGSRGKRSVVTMVIPFLRGNAWEQPPPDLASYLYKNRIVYLGMSLVPSVTELILAEFLYLQYEDAEKPIYLYINSTGTTKGGEKLGYETEAFAIYDVMRYVKPPIFTLCVGNAWGEAALLLAAGAKGNRAALPSSTIMIKQPIARFQGQATDVDLARKEIKNVKNELVSLYSKHIGKSKEQIEEDIRRPKYFSPSEAVEYGIIDKVLYNERGREDRSVVSDLRKAQLI